The Sphaerodactylus townsendi isolate TG3544 linkage group LG02, MPM_Stown_v2.3, whole genome shotgun sequence DNA segment TCCAATAAGAACCTTTTGGTAGTCCCTGTTCTCAGAGACATGCAATTGGCTCACAGATTTTCTGCTCTGGCGGCACTCTGTCAGCTGACCCACAGGGcctaagatggagatgttctgccaggtcttTGGTTGAGACCACTTGCGTATCCCAATATCATCAGCCAGCCTCCTATAACAATCAGTGTGTTGTTACTTAGTGTTGCTCCCTCTTGACTCAgatagtttttaaagagagtttatACATGAGCTGGGCCAGATGGTTTTCATAGGCTCAAATTCGTTTGTTTTCCATCTCGTGTTTTTAGTGAGTTTTAATGCTGGATATACtgaattttatgtatttgtaaaattgttttaaaatgtctgtacaTTGCCCAAAGCCCAACTTCAGTAgggatataaaatttaaaaaataaaaaagaacaatatATTAGACTAAGAATTCCTTTTTAGATTCACAATTGCCCCTAGAAATATAAAGCTTTGATTCGACAAAGATCTATTGCAATTTATAAGAGTTTTATCTGAAGTTTACAGAGCTTTAACAGTACTGAAAGTATTAGGGACAATTTTAAAATGGGCAAGTGCCACATTTTAAGCATCTTTTGATATAAACATGTATTCAGTGCAAAAATACATGTCACCTAAAGCTTCCAACAGAACAAAGCTGTGCTCAGCAGGGACCAATGTACCTATGTTCAAAGAAAATAACCCTGGAAAGTACTTACACAAGGCAGCTGAGATCAGCCAAATCATCAATGAAATCAAATAACTGGCTAATATCATAGGTGATTGAGGGACTGTTGGGATTCATTCTCTTCAGGTGTTCTTCATACATTTTACAAACTCCTAAGAGAAAAAGGGCAACTTTCAGCACCAACATTAGAAATTCAAGGGGACTTTGTTAGCAAATTCAGCTGTTAAGAAACTCACATAAAGCAAATTAGCACAAATCCAAACAGATTATAGGTCAGTCTGAAAATGGCTTAGCTTTTTAACATACGTTTCGAATAGAGTTACGTCACCATAAGGGTTTCTTCATAATTCTGtataaaatgtaaattaaaaaactgaaacaaagaatGTATGTTGTGGTTTTCCAAGGTCCACTGCAGAAACTTATAGGAACAGCCCCTCGTCCCAGCACAGCTATAGTCACACATGTTCTGTACATGTACAAAGTTGTACACTGGGAAATAAAATCTTAACCTGGTGGAAAGTTCAGGTCCTTATACATTCTTTACTATGGTGGTAcgggaggcaggagaggaatTAATACTTGAAATAGAGACAGAACAGGCAGTAGCACCATTTGGATTGTCAGTTTGGGTTCCCACTTTGGGGGCAACCCACTAAAGTCTTAACGGGCACAATCTAAGAAAAGCCTTCAGAAATCATACTCAAGGGAAACTGGCCTTTCACACTTTTAAACCCCAATAACATGCAATATTTCTACACACAGCAATGGAACCTACCTTCCATGCATTCATTCACAGATTCATAATCAGCGTAAGTCCTGCCCTCTGGCCGTTTGGTAGGCTGAACCAGCAAAATTGTGTGAGACTGTACAAGAACAAAGACAATGTTGACTTGGGTTTTAGGAAGCACACTAAGTTGTTTGCAAGCAACACTGAAAAAGAGTTACATCAACACATGGAAAACCAGTTGATCATGCCCAAATTTTCAGTTTCTACTCATATAATATTCTTGAAATTCTCAAAATTTTGAAGACTAAAATACAAAGAtcagttttttttcaaaatgctaccATCTCTACAATAAACATATTATGCCACATAATTTCCAGAATGTATTCTATAGTATATATGGAAATAGTTATGAACAAAACACTTAAACAAAACCTAAAAGAGTAATTATTTCTGCATTTTATTGATCTGCATTTTATGACTTCACAAGCAAAGTACAGTAAATTCATTACCTCATTAACAAATCTATTAGTTCACTAATTAAGTAACATAGGGAAATGGTGCCTCCTAGTTATATATTCATTCTTTGCCTCCCTACTTTCCCCTTTTTGGAAATAAAGAGTCATAGGAAAGCAATCATACTAGCAAGATGTTTCGCCTTACCAACTATCATGTTTGAAGGTTGACTCAACAAGATCCTGAGGGCAGAGAGTATGCCCATGTAAGTTCAGGAAACAAACACTTCTACATGTTTTTGTCCAGGTTTTCCTTTTATAATGTAGCCCATTTTAAGACCATTGTCCATTTGCCGATCAAAATCTCTAGAGGTTCAGAAGATCAGATTAAAATGCTGCTATCTGGAGGAAACATCTATGTTTCTAGCCAGGTGGCTATGTATTGTGCAATAATTTATAAGGCCATCAAACCCATGTTAGGCTGACAAATTGAGAAGTAAACACTTACatgatataatttttaaaactattatcTTCATTGTCAAGaatatttcaaatttttaaaccCATGATGTAAGTTATAATTTGTTACCTAATCTTGGTTTCTATTGGGAGTTTTTAGTATTACAGTGAATTTTAGGAGTGTATAGGTAGACTTGTATATGTATTTGGCTAAATGCCAGAAGACCAAAACAGCTGCATATCAAAGACCTACTATATGTGTCAATACTCCCATAGCAGCCTATCCTTCAAGGAAAGCTggccaggggaaggaagagggtgaTGTTTAGCTTAAAATGTGGTTGTAAGGTGATGAAGCCATGCAAGCTTGGCGATCTATGtttcattattgttttattatgcgTTTTGTAACATTCCTTTCCCATACAACAGCCTATAGAAAGAGATACCCCAGACACATCATGGTCCCACTTTTCTCTGTGTTACTGGATCCCTCGTTGGTccgaataaaattattttattcagcTTCTTGCCTCCCTTCATTCTCCCTCCGTGCCCAAACGCCCCGGGGGTTGGTAGTTTGCCCTGCTGCCTCTGATGGTAACAGTTGTGTATAATTTTGACCTCACTTTCATTGAGGCGACAAGCACTTTGTGGGCCGATCCCCTCCAGACGACACCACCGCCTGGCACGTGCGCCAGTCGTAGGAGCCTCGAGCTGCAATCAGACGCGTACGAATCAAGCCCAAGTTTAACACCTCCGTAGGAAGCCATCCCTTACCCACAATTCTCCCTATGAAACGCAGATCGAGGGACTTCGGGAAACAAAAGAGTCCCGCTCACTCCGACGATCTAAAACGACAAGCGGGACACACGCCGACCCACATTCCCActgtgagggaggagggggcaaaaATCTTTCTAATACTTTCAAAATGGCTATACCCGTGGAAGGGAGGCTAACGCCTATCACAACGCGCTGATttgcagaccccctcccccaatcggAGCGTGCGGCTTAGGCCCAAGCCCGGGCTAAATTGGACGAAGATAATCACGGCACTACAAGAAACGCGCcgcttttctcctccccctccaaccAGTTCCCGCCACTCTTTGGTCTAAAAAGACCAGAAGGCCCGGTCGCTTTTCTTTACCATAGTAACTCGGTCTATCTCGTTCAGGCGCGAAGCACAAATTATCAACGACTCTTTGACCACAATGCACGGCGGCCACCGGAAGTACTACACCTCACCAACCCTCCAACCCCGCCGGCGTCTTGCGAGCACCATAGAGACTCGGCACTTCTCGCACTCGAACTCTGAAAGGCGGAGCGTCGCTCGTTCACCTCTCGCGATATTCTTAGTTCGAGGTCGTGTTTTTTTCCATTGCGCATGGATCTCTGGGTTCAAATcagtgacagccatgtttagtGAGGGCTCCCTGAAATAATGAGAATGGAAGGCAAGAAAGGTTATTTGTCCGCCATCTTAACATAGGGCGAGAAGGCAAGAGACACTTTCTTTCAGTGCCAAGTGTCCCGGAAGTTGACGGCGGGAAGAGGAAGTGAATGGGAGGAGGAGTTGCCACTTGGCCTTTATGGCAACATCTGCTGGGGTTGGCAGCTGAGGGAGACCGGGCACGGAGGGAGAGACCGGCTCTCTTCACTCCTTGGCATCCCTTATTGGTTGAGATCTCTAGTTCGTTAACAAAGGGCCAATTtacgttttcttttttttccgtGTCAGAGCGGAAGGCGGCGACGGTCCCCCGCACAGCTGCTTTCCTCCCTCCGCCTTTCCCGGTGGTAGTCGAAGGAGACCTTCCCTTTGGAGCTCCTTGAGTCAGTCCTGAGGAGGGAAGGCGACCAGATCCCGGGTGGCCTcaggacctcctcctcctccgctcagGGGCCAGGCTCAGAGAGAGTGGCGGCAGTAAAGAAGAGCCCCTGCGGGAGGGGAGGGTCCCAGGTGCCGTGGCCAACCCTGGGCAACGTGGTAGTTTTGGGGTGAGGGAAGGAGGTCGCATCCTCCAgcttgctgcttttggcccatgaggTTTGTTCCTCTTGCGGGGGCCGCGCAGGCGATTTCAGTGGTGTAACAGCTGAGCAAGGAATAGAACCGGCCATGGATGACGTTTTGTCTATCAGTCTGCTCTCGCTGGCTATGCTGGTCGGCTGCTACGTAGCTGGGATCATTCCTTTAGCCGTTAATTTCTCTGAGGTAAGGAGCCGTCTGCCTATCTGCTTTGGAAACAAGAGCTGTAGAAAGTTTGTCTCCTTTTGGCGACCGGTGCGGGGCAGTATTGGAGGCTTTTTTTTAGCCCAGTGGTACTTAGTCCATGGCTGGCTGAGAGCCACATTTAGTTGAATCCCAACATGAGGCCTGTATCTCAGAGAGGCCTGTAGCTTACCCATTCTTCTGGGGGTGGCTGTTTCAAGATGGGCAATCACCAGGCAAGAGCCTTGCTTGCTTTTCTGAAATGTGAACTGGGCAACATTGGgcaacagtgctcagaagagcctcAGAAGAACTGTCAAAGAGTCATAGGTGGCTTCTGAGTCACTGAGTATCACTGGCACAGTCTCTCTGAAACTGctaagttaattttatttttgaaatgttaatgGGAGTAGTGATGTTTAAACCAGATGCTAAGGTCTACATTTAAGGAGGGCATttggaaatttatttaaattatttgttgtCTGGCCCTCCAGAGAGTACTCGAGACTGCTTGAGGCACATCTAAAGCAATATGGCTAGGCAATCAACAATTTAAATTAACCAGACATCACCGTAAAGTCATAAAAAACACTGAGTCTAGCATAAGGaaatgaaaaacagcaaaatAGAAGCAGAAAGACTGTACAAAAGCAGaaatggaggaggagtttggatttatatcccccctttctctcctgcaggagactcaaaggggtttacaatctccttgcccttctctctcacaacaaacaccctgtgaggtaggtggggctgagagagctccgaaaatctgtgactagcccaaggtcacccagctggcatgtgtgggagtgtacaggctaatctgaattccccagataagcctccacagctcaggtggcagtgctgggaatcaaacctggttcctccagattagatacacgagctcttaacctcctacgccactgctgctccctatgaaATGGAAACACGTATAAAAAATGAGTGCAGATAAACAAAACTAAAATGACAAGGGGACCAGAAGATAGACACCCCACACATAAAAATCAACTCAGTTAAAAACATGGACTATTAAATGCCTTTACCTGGCCATCTAAAGGAAAACAATGTAGGTACATTTACACTGCAAAAACATTCCACAGATGTGGTGCTTCTGATTGCTGCACACCTTTGATCTGTGGGTGGTTGCACAGATGACAGGACTTGAAGGAAAACGCTTATGTGCTTATATCCAAATGTGTGTTATATGTGTATATTTCTTTGTATTTAAAGCCTGTGGTTTTTCAGATGGTATCTTATAAAGTAATCATGTTATGCTGGTTGAAATCTGAGCAAGGAAGTTTTGTTACATTTATCAGTTGGGAAAAGAGCATTtgtaattctgttttattttaaaattgaatCTCCTGTGATTATGTGgcataataaaatattttcatcatATTTCAAAATCCTTCCAAGTTTTTGGGAACAAAGATGTAAAAATATTCAGAAGTAGACTCTAAGCAGAAAAGATGATGTAAAAATAGACGACTGTACATAAAAATGTTTGCATACTGAAACATAGATTTTCCCATATGTCTGCTCTCTTCACAATGGAACTTTTCTAATGTGATGTCCAAAAGTCAAGCCTACTTTAGAACACATCCAACTAAGTTTTATTGGTAAGAATTGGCATGGTAATTTGAAAGTATGGGCTGCTGGCTAAGGGACAACAATCTAAAGCTGAATGCAGACAAGATGGAAGTAAGGTTGGTTAGGAAGGTTAGTACTGTTGTGTAAATTTTATTATCCACTTAGGTATCTATGGCATTGTTAAGTGACTGGTTAAACAAACTTTTGTTGAAACTGCCTTCTTCAGTTACATCCGGCTTCAAAACAGGACAGAACTAACTTGGCCATCTTGACCGTGCTAGTGAAACATCAAGGCTACACTAGTGCAACTTGAAGATGACTCagaaataaaacttgttaaattGAGTGGAACTATTTAGACTAGTTATATTATGAGTATTATAAATCTGAAACCTGGCTTCAGGTTCAATTCaagatattaattttaatttttaaaatgactttgttTGGAGTGTATATTATAATTTAGTTATTTTAGTTGCTTAAATACAGCTGTGGCTGCTGATCAAAAATATTGCTAAATAACTGATCTGAATTAAACCTTTGGAATCAAAATGATTGGGGGAGGTCCCATGTATTTGTTCCAAACTTTCCTGGTAATAATTACTGATTATTTTCTGCAAAATTGGCCAAGAAAgtgtttaaactttattttggatAGTTTGAAACCTCAAGTCCAAGCTAAATCACTATAAAGAAAGATGTCAGACAACGGTGCAGAACTTACAGTATACCACTAtcttaaatattaaaatgatGAAAAACTTATGGCTCCAAATAGAGCAGCATCAAGTGTTTCCCACTGTTTTAGAAACTATCATATAACAAACAAAATTGTCAAACATTTTAGTTTCTGTTCATTTAGCCATCGGAATTTATTTGAGTATATGGAACAAATGATGGAAGCATACATATTTCTGTCGACTTGATTTCCACACCATAAGCTGTTAATAGGCAAATTGCTAATGCTCATTAGCGATAAAAGCTGATCTTAAAAGGATTTTGAACCTATCTACAAAACTGTTTGAACTTGACCAAATTGCAGCTGTTAGGGGATATGAAATTGTCATGGTTAAAAATCTTGCAGGTACAAGGAATCGTGAAAGAGAATGATTTGTTGCAGCTATAGGTTCCTAAATTG contains these protein-coding regions:
- the ERH gene encoding enhancer of rudimentary homolog isoform X1 produces the protein MSHTILLVQPTKRPEGRTYADYESVNECMEGVCKMYEEHLKRMNPNSPSITYDISQLFDFIDDLADLSCLVYRADTQTYQPYNKDWIKEKIYVLLRRQAQQASK
- the ERH gene encoding enhancer of rudimentary homolog isoform X2; the protein is MEGVCKMYEEHLKRMNPNSPSITYDISQLFDFIDDLADLSCLVYRADTQTYQPYNKDWIKEKIYVLLRRQAQQASK